GGATAGATCGCGCCGTTGGCCATCGCCATGCCGCAGAACGGCACCATCAGCGCCACCAGCGAGGGCTGCGCTTCGCGGGCCACCAGCCACAGCGCAAATATGCTGATGCTGTAAAACAGCAGCAGCCACGGCAGCAGCTGGCGGCCGCTCAGGTGATTAAGCAGTGCGCGGCAGCCAAAACCGCCCACCAGGAAGGCGATGGTCTGCGGCACGTAGCTGAGGCCAATATCCGCCGGCGACAGGCCGAGGGCACCGAGAATAAACGGCGAGCCGGTCAGCCAGGCGAAAAAGCTGGCCGAACAGGCGGCGTAGATCGCCACGTTACCGCTGTAGACCGGCGACTTCATTAAGGTCAGAAAACCGGTGGCCGGGCCGGCCGCCTCAGTGGTGGCGGCGGGGCGCGCGCGCGGTGACTTCAGCAGCAGCGTCATCAGGATCAGCAGCAGGGTAATCACCAGCAGGGCGATAAAAATCGCCCGCCAGGAGAGCGCCGACAGCAGCCAGGCGCCAAGCAGCGGAGCCAGCGCCGGCGACAGCGCTACCAGCGGCATAATGGTGGCGAACACCCGGTTGGCTTTTGCGCCCTGATAGCGGTCCACCACCAGCGCCTGCCAGCTGACCGCGGCGGCGCAGACGCCGACCGCCTGCACAAAGCGGCAGACCAGCAGGGCGGTGGCGGAGTGCACCCACAGCATCGCCAGGCAGCCGACGGCGAACAGGCTCAGCCCCATCAGCAGCACCGGCTTACGCCCGATGCGGTCCGAGAGTGGCCCCCAGATCAGCTGCGCGCAGGCAAAGCCGGCGAGGAAGATGCTCAGGCTGGCGCTGATGCCGCTGGCGCTGCTCTGCAGATCCTGCTGCATCACGCCGAAGGCCGGCAGGTACATATCGGTGGCGAGGAAACCCAGCATGCTCAGCAGCGCCAGGTAGATCATAAATCCGAAAGATTGCATGTGAAGGTGCTCTTTGATGAGTTTTTTTTCGGCTGGCAGTGTAAAGGGACGGCTAACGGCTTGTGAAATGGTATTATTCGCCACCTGATGTGAAAAAAATTGAAGGGAAGGCTATGTGGTCGGAACACTCTCTGGAAGTGATTGATGCGGTAGCAAGAACCGGCAGTTTTTCCGCAGCGGCGGCCGAACTGCATCGCGTGCCTTCCGCCATCAGCTATACGGTGCGTCAGCTGGAGCAGTGGCTGGCGGTCAGCCTGTTTGAGCGGCGTCACCGTGACGTGGTGCTGACCGAGGCCGGGCGGGTGTTCAGCGAAGAGGGGCGAGCTGTTATCAAAAAAATGCTTGCCACCCGCCGCCGCTGTCAGCAGGTGGCCAACGGCTGGCGCGGTCAGATCAGTATCGCTGTGGATCGCATCGTGCGGCCGGCACGCACCCGCCAGCTGGTGGTGGATTTCTATCGCTACTTTCCGGATATCGAGCTGCACCTGTCGCAGGAGGTGTTCAACGGCGTGTGGGATGCGCTGGCCGACGGCCGCGTCGATCTGGCGATCGGCGCTACCCAGGCGATCCCGGTGGTCGGGCGCTTCTCCTTCCGCGATATGGGCAGTCTGAACTGGCGCTGCGTGGTGCAGCCGGGCCATCCGCTGTTGCAGACCGCCACGCCGCCGGACGAAGCGGCGGTGCGCGAGTGGCCGTCGCTGGTGCTGGAGGATACCTCACGCGCGCTGCCGAAGCGTACCACCTGGGCGCTGGACAATCAGCGCCGCATGGTGGTGCCGGACTGGGAAAGTGCCTTTGACTGTCTGCGGGCCGGGCTGTGCGTGGGGATGGTGCCCGGGCACCTGGCGCAGCCGCTGCTGCAACAGGGGCTGCTGCAGGAGCTGACGCTGCTGGCCCCCTATCACGCCAGCCCCTGCTATCTGAGCTGGACGGAGCAGAACGCCTCACCGGCGCTGGCGTGGTTGCTGGACTACCTGGGGGATACGGAGACGCTAAACGCGGAGTGGCTGAGCGAGCAGCCTGGCCGCTGAGGCAGGCCGCCCGGAACGGCTAGCGGCGGTAGTCGCGGAACGGACCATCGGCCACCGAGCGGCGTTCGATCAGCGTCGGGTGTACCTCGATGGTCTGCGGCTCTTCGCGCTTGCTGGTAATACGATCCAGCAGCATATCGAAGGCGGTTTCGCCGAGGCGCTCTTTGGGCTGATGCACGGTGGTCAGCGCCGGTGAGAAGTAGCGCGCGTTGCGCACGTTATCGTAACCGATCACCGAAATATCCTGCGGCACGCGCAGCCCCATCTCGTCGGCGGCGCAGATCGCCCCCATCGCCATGATGTCGCCGCCGCAGAAGATCGCGGTTGGGCGCTGTTTCTGCATCAGAATTTGCTGCATGGCGCGATAACCTGACTCCGGCTCAAAGTCACCCTGTACCAGCCACTCCGGGCGCAGGGTAATGTTGGCTTCCGCCAGCGCTTTAAGAAAGCCGGCGTGACGGCCGCCGCCGGTATTGCGCTCC
This portion of the Erwinia sp. E602 genome encodes:
- the punR gene encoding DNA-binding transcriptional activator PunR, coding for MWSEHSLEVIDAVARTGSFSAAAAELHRVPSAISYTVRQLEQWLAVSLFERRHRDVVLTEAGRVFSEEGRAVIKKMLATRRRCQQVANGWRGQISIAVDRIVRPARTRQLVVDFYRYFPDIELHLSQEVFNGVWDALADGRVDLAIGATQAIPVVGRFSFRDMGSLNWRCVVQPGHPLLQTATPPDEAAVREWPSLVLEDTSRALPKRTTWALDNQRRMVVPDWESAFDCLRAGLCVGMVPGHLAQPLLQQGLLQELTLLAPYHASPCYLSWTEQNASPALAWLLDYLGDTETLNAEWLSEQPGR
- the punC gene encoding purine nucleoside transporter PunC; the protein is MQSFGFMIYLALLSMLGFLATDMYLPAFGVMQQDLQSSASGISASLSIFLAGFACAQLIWGPLSDRIGRKPVLLMGLSLFAVGCLAMLWVHSATALLVCRFVQAVGVCAAAVSWQALVVDRYQGAKANRVFATIMPLVALSPALAPLLGAWLLSALSWRAIFIALLVITLLLILMTLLLKSPRARPAATTEAAGPATGFLTLMKSPVYSGNVAIYAACSASFFAWLTGSPFILGALGLSPADIGLSYVPQTIAFLVGGFGCRALLNHLSGRQLLPWLLLFYSISIFALWLVAREAQPSLVALMVPFCGMAMANGAIYPIVVSNALLPFPQATGKAAALQNMLQLGLCFAASLAVSAGIDAALHTTAQVMLLTILLAVLGYLLQFKAAKQARLLAQQEQQ